The following are encoded in a window of Deinococcus planocerae genomic DNA:
- a CDS encoding 50S ribosomal protein L25/general stress protein Ctc, whose protein sequence is MELRAVPRKSQEKLAEGMIAAVAYNKEHNVSFAIDRKAFDRAFRQQGTTGLFDIAIEGGETFPALVKTVQMDKRRRQPIHADFFMVTYGEPIEVSVPVHTSGKSRGETMGGLVDVVVHNLAVIAPGPRRIPQEITVDVTRLEIGDHLTAAQIRLPQGVKLAAAEDLVVISVLPPRLSEEELAAETQAAQVAGLVAAGELSEEAAEAVLEGDATIEEARAETTGEPATDEASGPDGTVQEQ, encoded by the coding sequence ATGGAACTGAGAGCCGTCCCCCGCAAGAGCCAGGAGAAGCTGGCCGAAGGCATGATCGCCGCCGTCGCCTACAACAAGGAGCACAACGTCTCCTTCGCCATCGACCGCAAGGCCTTCGACCGGGCTTTCCGCCAGCAGGGCACCACCGGCCTGTTCGACATCGCCATCGAGGGCGGCGAGACCTTTCCCGCGCTCGTGAAGACGGTGCAGATGGACAAGCGCCGCCGCCAGCCCATCCACGCCGACTTTTTCATGGTGACCTACGGCGAGCCCATCGAGGTCAGCGTGCCCGTGCACACGTCCGGCAAGAGCCGCGGTGAGACGATGGGCGGCCTGGTCGATGTCGTCGTCCACAACCTCGCGGTGATCGCGCCCGGCCCCCGGCGCATTCCGCAGGAGATCACGGTGGACGTGACCCGCCTCGAAATAGGCGACCACCTGACCGCCGCGCAGATTCGCCTGCCGCAGGGCGTCAAGCTCGCCGCCGCCGAGGACCTCGTGGTGATCAGCGTGCTGCCGCCCCGCCTCAGCGAGGAGGAGCTGGCCGCCGAGACCCAGGCCGCCCAGGTCGCCGGGCTGGTCGCTGCCGGAGAGCTCTCCGAGGAGGCCGCCGAGGCCGTGCTGGAGGGCGACGCCACCATCGAGGAAGCCCGCGCCGAGACCACGGGCGAGCCTGCGACCGACGAGGCCTCCGGGCCTGACGGCACCGTCCAGGAGCAGTAA
- the efp gene encoding elongation factor P, whose product MISVTELRNGTKVEMDGGLWECLEYSHLKMGRGGAKVVTKFRNMESGSIVDRTFNSGEKLQDIYVDGKTMQYLYKDGQDFVFMDLETYDQVHLPGRLIGDAAKFMKENTEVEVQMYGDKPLKITLPNQVILKIVQTDPGVRGDTVSGGTKPATLETGAVVQVPLFVEQETNVKVDTRTGEYLSRA is encoded by the coding sequence ATGATCAGCGTGACTGAACTGCGCAACGGCACGAAGGTGGAGATGGACGGCGGGTTGTGGGAGTGCCTGGAGTACTCCCACCTCAAGATGGGGCGCGGCGGCGCCAAGGTGGTCACCAAGTTCCGCAACATGGAAAGCGGCTCCATCGTGGACCGCACCTTCAACTCCGGCGAGAAGCTCCAGGACATCTACGTGGACGGCAAGACCATGCAGTACCTCTACAAAGACGGCCAGGATTTCGTCTTCATGGACCTGGAGACCTACGACCAGGTGCATCTGCCCGGGCGCCTGATCGGCGACGCCGCCAAGTTCATGAAGGAGAACACCGAGGTCGAGGTCCAGATGTACGGCGACAAGCCCCTCAAGATCACGCTGCCCAACCAGGTGATCCTCAAGATCGTGCAGACCGACCCCGGCGTGCGCGGCGACACCGTCTCGGGCGGCACCAAGCCCGCCACCCTGGAGACGGGCGCCGTCGTGCAGGTGCCCCTCTTCGTCGAGCAGGAGACCAACGTCAAGGTCGACACCCGCACGGGCGAGTACCTCAGCCGCGCGTAA